In a single window of the Thermofilaceae archaeon genome:
- a CDS encoding DEAD/DEAH box helicase has translation MRIEELNLPPSIIEALSKQGVVELFPPQQLAVRAGLLEGASLVVAAPTASGKTLIAVLAAAKHLTSEAGKVLYLTPLRSLASEKYEDFSSFFEPLGFKVALSIGDYDSTDEWLGRYNVIVTTNEKADSLLRHRAPWLREVSLVVADEIHLVGEANRGPTLELLLSRIRRVVPNAQLLGLSATIRNVEEIANWLSAKPVVCDWRPVPLKEGVYYDGMIEFSDGSSRSVDCRFEEPLLDLTEDTLREGGQVLIFNFRRRGAVNTASRLAVPVEKFLSRSERQRLQALCSQLLSRERNVVTEKLVSVMARGVAFHHAGLSHPVRKMIEDAFRSNLLKVVVATPTLAAGVNLPARRVIIADRHRYNVELGVYEEISVMEYKQMAGRAGRPKYDKVGEAVLIARTLDEAEYLMEEYVKAQPERVTSKLSSERALRSQILAEVASGLASSVHELRKTLSITLFAVQGDVNYLLRLAESALKELKREGFVEASDNKLEATPLGRRVAELYLDPRTASLVIKYLSSGRALSDLAYLHLLALTPDMPKMYLRKGDREWLEEFVEQKVSDLLVPPPEDPDEYEMFLAEVKVAALLLEWIEEKPDDYLYDKYDVGPGDLYAITQTAEWLTYAASELSKLLGYMNHYKELALLRERIRHGVKPELLELTSIKGIGRVRARALYSRGYRSLADIARATESELAEVPGIGPTLAKRLKEAVTSGRLVLEQDYAGRVGLDQYF, from the coding sequence ATGAGGATTGAGGAGCTCAATTTACCCCCCAGTATCATAGAGGCGCTATCCAAGCAGGGCGTCGTGGAGCTCTTTCCTCCTCAGCAGCTAGCGGTAAGAGCCGGTTTACTTGAAGGTGCGAGCCTTGTTGTCGCCGCTCCTACAGCGTCGGGAAAAACCTTGATAGCCGTGCTGGCGGCTGCAAAGCACTTGACGAGTGAGGCAGGCAAAGTACTTTACCTTACGCCACTCCGCTCGCTCGCTTCCGAGAAGTACGAAGATTTCTCAAGCTTTTTTGAGCCGCTCGGTTTTAAGGTGGCTCTAAGCATCGGCGATTACGACTCTACTGACGAGTGGTTAGGGCGCTACAACGTCATCGTAACGACAAATGAGAAGGCTGACAGTCTGCTGAGGCATCGAGCGCCGTGGCTTAGGGAAGTATCGCTCGTGGTAGCTGATGAAATACACCTGGTCGGGGAAGCGAATCGCGGCCCCACACTCGAGCTTCTTCTTTCCCGCATAAGGAGGGTTGTACCCAACGCGCAATTGCTAGGTTTGAGTGCCACGATAAGAAACGTGGAAGAAATAGCCAATTGGCTGAGCGCAAAGCCTGTGGTATGCGATTGGAGGCCAGTTCCCCTCAAAGAAGGTGTATACTACGACGGTATGATAGAGTTCTCCGATGGGTCGTCGAGGAGCGTTGATTGCAGATTCGAGGAACCACTTCTCGATTTAACTGAAGACACACTCAGAGAAGGGGGACAAGTGTTGATATTCAACTTCAGAAGGCGAGGCGCCGTCAATACGGCTTCCCGACTAGCAGTTCCCGTCGAGAAGTTTCTGAGCAGATCTGAAAGGCAGAGGTTACAAGCGTTGTGCTCCCAGCTCCTCTCACGGGAACGGAATGTAGTGACTGAGAAGCTCGTCTCAGTCATGGCTAGGGGGGTTGCCTTCCATCATGCTGGTTTAAGCCACCCTGTCAGGAAAATGATAGAGGATGCCTTCCGAAGCAATCTTCTGAAGGTCGTTGTAGCTACACCTACGCTTGCAGCCGGCGTCAATCTGCCGGCCAGGCGTGTAATAATAGCGGATAGGCACAGGTACAATGTAGAGCTCGGTGTCTACGAGGAAATCAGCGTGATGGAGTACAAGCAGATGGCTGGGAGAGCTGGTCGGCCAAAATACGACAAGGTCGGCGAGGCAGTACTGATAGCCCGCACTTTAGATGAGGCGGAGTACCTGATGGAAGAGTACGTGAAGGCTCAACCAGAGCGGGTAACGTCTAAACTGTCGTCTGAACGCGCGCTCAGGAGCCAGATCCTAGCGGAAGTGGCCAGCGGTCTGGCGTCAAGCGTGCATGAGTTGAGAAAGACCCTAAGCATTACCCTTTTCGCTGTCCAGGGGGATGTAAACTACCTTCTAAGGCTTGCTGAAAGTGCGCTGAAGGAGCTGAAAAGAGAGGGTTTTGTGGAAGCATCGGACAACAAGCTGGAAGCAACTCCATTAGGGCGTCGTGTGGCCGAGTTATACCTCGATCCTCGCACGGCCAGTCTGGTGATTAAGTACCTCTCAAGTGGCAGGGCTCTATCTGATCTAGCTTACTTGCATCTGCTGGCCCTCACACCCGATATGCCGAAAATGTACCTCAGGAAAGGTGACAGAGAATGGCTTGAAGAGTTTGTAGAGCAGAAAGTATCAGATCTTTTAGTGCCACCACCGGAGGATCCCGATGAGTACGAGATGTTCCTAGCTGAGGTTAAGGTAGCGGCGCTCTTGCTTGAATGGATAGAGGAAAAGCCCGATGACTACCTCTATGATAAGTACGATGTAGGGCCTGGGGACCTCTACGCGATTACACAGACGGCTGAGTGGCTAACTTACGCAGCGTCCGAACTTTCAAAGCTTCTAGGATACATGAATCACTACAAGGAGCTAGCTTTACTCAGGGAGCGGATCAGGCATGGCGTGAAACCAGAGCTTTTGGAGCTTACGAGCATCAAAGGTATTGGACGGGTTAGGGCTCGTGCCCTGTACTCTCGTGGCTACAGGAGCTTGGCCGATATTGCCAGAGCTACGGAGAGCGAACTAGCGGAGGTTCCCGGCATAGGCCCCACTTTAGCGAAGAGGTTGAAAGAGGCCGTGACAAGCGGGAGATTAGTTCTCGAGCAGGATTACGCGGGTCGAGTCGGGCTAGATCAGTACTTTTAA
- a CDS encoding DNA cytosine methyltransferase encodes MDKLRVVDLFCGAGGFARGFKDEGFEIALGVDNVEVVAKTFKANFPSAEVLVEDVGSLRSEDLASLVGDVDVVIGSPPCEPFTGANPMRKPNPIDRLYEDPIGRLVLHFVRIVGDLKPRIFVMENVPALIEGPLRGALRKEFARVGYPEVYFNLLKAEDYGTPSHRLRLFVSNIRIKPSPLHKRVTVIEAIGDLPPPQAPHNVQNHELVPLSPRKQRRIAKLKWGEALIRYAGANGRILLNYVRLHPYHLAPTVMGSSRFVHPFEDRLLTVREQARLMGFPDDHIFLGSRDLQFDQVGEAVPPPLSRAIAREVKKALEMGE; translated from the coding sequence GTGGATAAGCTAAGGGTGGTGGATCTCTTCTGCGGCGCTGGAGGCTTCGCAAGGGGTTTCAAAGACGAGGGATTCGAAATCGCCTTAGGCGTGGACAACGTGGAAGTCGTCGCTAAAACCTTCAAGGCAAACTTTCCGAGTGCTGAGGTCTTAGTCGAAGATGTTGGGAGCCTTAGGAGCGAGGATCTCGCGTCCCTCGTGGGGGACGTTGACGTGGTTATCGGTAGTCCGCCGTGCGAACCTTTCACCGGAGCCAACCCAATGCGTAAGCCTAACCCCATCGATAGGCTATACGAGGATCCTATCGGCAGGCTGGTCCTCCACTTCGTCAGGATAGTGGGCGACTTAAAACCAAGGATTTTCGTGATGGAGAACGTCCCAGCATTGATCGAGGGTCCCCTTCGAGGAGCTCTACGGAAGGAGTTTGCCCGAGTTGGTTACCCAGAGGTTTACTTTAACCTGCTTAAAGCTGAGGATTACGGGACTCCTTCACACAGGCTCAGACTGTTCGTTTCTAACATACGTATTAAGCCGAGCCCGTTACATAAGCGTGTAACAGTAATCGAAGCGATTGGGGACCTCCCCCCGCCGCAGGCCCCGCATAACGTGCAGAATCACGAACTAGTCCCCCTCTCTCCGAGAAAACAGAGGAGGATTGCGAAATTGAAATGGGGCGAAGCGTTAATACGCTACGCAGGTGCAAACGGGAGGATCCTCCTCAATTACGTCCGTTTACACCCGTACCATCTCGCCCCGACAGTAATGGGGTCCTCACGCTTTGTCCATCCCTTCGAGGACAGGCTTTTGACCGTTCGAGAGCAAGCCAGGCTGATGGGTTTCCCGGATGATCACATCTTCCTTGGCAGCCGTGATCTGCAGTTCGATCAGGTGGGTGAAGCGGTCCCTCCACCCTTAAGCAGAGCGATAGCGCGGGAAGTTAAGAAAGCTCTAGAGATGGGAGAGTAA
- a CDS encoding RecB-family nuclease, whose protein sequence is MAELSGVEVLPVLHNAYSQQRVVEAARVVYGLGYHVFIVTKASGSAAQAGVPEAQKLALKMGRTFMCLPDLPDAIEVLKPNMVLLFVPKKYAQKPLSEVVNTAAGRLLAVFGGSDPGLSKKELEMGIAVYPDGIEEDVGSTGMVAIALYLLRSVSKLHHRMMSETLRRI, encoded by the coding sequence GTGGCTGAGCTGTCGGGCGTTGAAGTGCTTCCTGTCCTTCACAACGCCTACTCGCAGCAAAGGGTCGTCGAAGCAGCACGTGTCGTGTACGGGTTGGGGTACCACGTGTTCATCGTCACGAAAGCAAGTGGTAGCGCAGCTCAAGCAGGTGTTCCAGAGGCTCAGAAGCTGGCGTTGAAGATGGGGAGAACCTTCATGTGCCTTCCCGATTTACCCGACGCGATTGAGGTGCTGAAGCCTAATATGGTCCTCTTGTTTGTGCCGAAGAAGTACGCACAGAAGCCCCTTTCGGAAGTCGTTAATACAGCGGCTGGCAGGCTTCTTGCAGTTTTTGGAGGGTCTGACCCCGGTTTATCGAAGAAGGAGCTGGAAATGGGAATTGCTGTGTACCCTGACGGTATTGAGGAAGACGTTGGATCCACGGGAATGGTAGCTATCGCTCTTTATTTGCTCCGCTCGGTATCAAAGCTCCATCATAGGATGATGAGCGAGACTCTACGCCGAATTTAG
- a CDS encoding AAA family ATPase gives MRCAILVTGMPGSGKTLFSEAAAKLGLPVVSMGDAVRSEAIRRGLDINADTLAQLSLELREKRGPAAVSELTLAQVPIEPIVVIEGVRSLAEVEYFRRHFDRVYVVAIHSSPITRYQRLSSRGRSDDPKHWEDFAERDRRELSFGIGEVIALADFMLVNEEISKERFIEACISVLVNILRKCHRMDDLSSSTPDSSTRREKTEGAGYAQTT, from the coding sequence ATGCGCTGCGCAATACTGGTGACAGGAATGCCAGGTAGCGGAAAGACGCTGTTCTCCGAGGCTGCGGCAAAACTAGGTCTCCCTGTGGTATCCATGGGTGATGCTGTCAGGTCTGAAGCTATTCGCAGAGGGTTAGATATTAATGCTGACACGCTTGCCCAACTATCATTGGAGCTGCGGGAGAAGAGGGGTCCGGCTGCCGTATCGGAGTTAACTTTGGCTCAAGTACCTATCGAACCGATCGTAGTGATAGAGGGGGTTAGGAGCCTGGCTGAGGTGGAGTACTTTCGCCGCCACTTTGATAGGGTCTACGTGGTAGCTATTCATTCCTCGCCGATCACCAGGTATCAACGGCTATCCAGCAGGGGGCGGAGTGATGACCCGAAGCATTGGGAGGATTTCGCTGAAAGGGATAGGAGGGAGTTATCCTTCGGTATCGGTGAGGTAATCGCTCTAGCGGATTTCATGCTTGTTAATGAGGAAATCAGTAAAGAAAGATTCATTGAGGCATGCATATCCGTACTAGTTAATATCCTGCGAAAGTGCCATCGTATGGATGATCTGAGTTCCTCAACCCCTGATAGCTCCACCCGAAGGGAAAAGACGGAGGGCGCAGGGTATGCGCAAACAACGTAG
- a CDS encoding Gfo/Idh/MocA family oxidoreductase has translation MKVAVIGVGRWGVNHVRVLNEIKKMCPEGLSIDELIVVDKDAGRAEKVARMYGASWTSDLAELLKMKVDAAIVAVPTVYHYDVVMKLLPHMDLLVEKPIAADLKEAEEMGKVAEREGRLLAVGHIERFNPVVMALKEQLMKEEDEIVHISAQRIGPGPPSGYTSNLGAAHDLLIHDVDVACYLLGATPEWVIARAYWDEVTGLEVDISAFFSFDSVNVTGDFRASWRSGSNFKRRILSVQLRDKLYEVDYILQTMTMEKGLVEHRSIGEYSHLVSAYTSKVRESWSLLGVKREPLLLEVMNFLQCVLWREKPIVSWEDGYRALKCVIAALESARTGKAVRIE, from the coding sequence GTGAAAGTTGCTGTCATTGGCGTCGGCAGATGGGGGGTGAACCACGTCCGCGTTCTAAACGAGATCAAGAAGATGTGTCCGGAGGGGTTAAGCATAGATGAACTCATCGTAGTTGATAAGGATGCCGGGCGGGCAGAGAAGGTTGCCCGCATGTACGGGGCTTCCTGGACGAGTGACCTAGCGGAGCTGCTTAAGATGAAGGTTGACGCCGCCATTGTGGCGGTACCGACAGTGTACCACTACGATGTGGTAATGAAGCTTCTACCGCACATGGATCTACTAGTCGAGAAACCGATTGCGGCCGACCTTAAAGAGGCCGAAGAAATGGGTAAGGTGGCTGAGAGGGAGGGCAGGCTTCTAGCGGTGGGGCACATAGAGCGCTTCAACCCCGTGGTTATGGCACTGAAGGAGCAACTGATGAAGGAGGAAGACGAGATTGTTCACATATCAGCGCAGAGAATCGGCCCTGGTCCACCCAGTGGTTACACGTCGAATTTGGGTGCGGCCCACGATCTTCTCATCCACGATGTCGATGTAGCGTGCTACCTCCTGGGGGCTACGCCCGAGTGGGTTATTGCTAGAGCTTACTGGGACGAGGTTACAGGGTTAGAGGTAGATATTTCGGCGTTCTTCTCGTTCGATAGCGTAAACGTGACCGGCGATTTTAGAGCAAGCTGGAGGAGCGGATCCAACTTCAAGAGGCGTATTTTAAGCGTACAGCTGCGGGACAAGCTCTACGAGGTTGACTACATCCTGCAAACCATGACGATGGAGAAAGGCCTTGTCGAGCACCGCTCCATAGGGGAGTACAGCCATCTTGTCTCGGCCTATACATCGAAGGTTAGAGAAAGTTGGAGTCTTCTAGGCGTAAAGAGAGAACCCCTTCTTTTGGAGGTCATGAACTTCCTACAGTGTGTCTTATGGAGAGAAAAGCCGATCGTTAGCTGGGAGGATGGATACAGGGCGCTAAAGTGCGTGATTGCTGCACTCGAGTCGGCGAGAACGGGGAAGGCCGTGAGAATCGAATAA
- a CDS encoding helix-turn-helix domain-containing protein, producing MGLEEKLKASGFEVVGEEGSTYSFDMIAVKGENAFAIKVLERPGIEEIKKYVTDLKRISIPLDLTPLFVCEEGAPDDVLVTFEGVPSITAPTLLKLTSDAKPPFVYISRGGVYVKVRGEYIRKRRLEQGMSLGDLSLLLGVTRRMVYEYETGRSDVTVEVAKKMLRVFGEEAFEQLSLNGIREHFKKSRVSEQTPTGRIRDPTLRRIHGKLLSAGFVGLAIERAPFQLAAKREKGIASTKLVIRKSYEEEEFEEQFTLEVAKLCKSYALFVTGDKVRVVGRQVVEARAEELEECLREPFSL from the coding sequence GTGGGGCTGGAAGAGAAGCTGAAGGCTTCAGGGTTCGAAGTCGTTGGGGAAGAGGGTAGCACATACTCATTTGACATGATCGCGGTTAAGGGCGAGAACGCTTTCGCCATCAAAGTTTTAGAGAGACCGGGGATCGAGGAGATCAAGAAGTACGTCACAGACTTGAAGAGAATATCGATACCCCTCGACTTAACACCGCTGTTTGTTTGCGAGGAGGGGGCTCCCGATGATGTACTTGTTACATTTGAAGGGGTTCCTTCGATAACAGCTCCCACCCTACTTAAGTTGACCAGCGATGCTAAGCCGCCATTCGTCTACATCAGTCGAGGGGGGGTGTACGTAAAGGTGAGGGGCGAGTACATCAGAAAGCGCAGGCTTGAACAAGGAATGTCGCTAGGCGATCTTTCGCTCCTTCTGGGAGTAACAAGGAGGATGGTCTACGAATACGAGACGGGGCGCTCAGATGTAACAGTCGAAGTGGCAAAAAAGATGCTGCGCGTGTTTGGTGAAGAAGCCTTCGAGCAATTATCGCTGAACGGAATAAGGGAGCATTTCAAGAAGAGCAGAGTTTCTGAGCAGACCCCCACTGGCAGGATACGCGATCCCACGTTAAGGAGGATCCACGGTAAGCTTCTTTCAGCAGGGTTTGTTGGGCTAGCAATCGAGAGAGCCCCGTTTCAGCTAGCAGCAAAAAGAGAAAAGGGGATTGCAAGCACAAAGCTTGTCATAAGGAAAAGCTACGAAGAGGAAGAGTTTGAAGAGCAGTTCACACTGGAAGTGGCAAAGCTTTGCAAATCTTACGCGCTGTTCGTCACAGGGGATAAAGTTAGAGTGGTCGGCAGACAGGTAGTGGAAGCCCGTGCTGAGGAACTGGAGGAATGCTTAAGGGAACCTTTCTCTCTATGA
- a CDS encoding fibrillarin-like rRNA/tRNA 2'-O-methyltransferase has translation MVATVGYRAHESVEQVYWVEFEDGSSKLATVNLAPGVRVYGEQLVKIGGREFRVWNPYRSKLAGAILKGIKLVPIRAGTKVLYLGTAAGTTPSHVSDIIGEEGILYGVEFAPRVMREFIERVAAYRRNVIPILADARFPHRYASIVTEMVDVIYADIAQPFQSKIVADNAEYFLKPGGYVIQAIKAMSIDVTKEPSETYKREINHLEERGFEIVDVVHLEPYDIAHAFVVARYR, from the coding sequence ATGGTAGCTACGGTCGGTTACAGAGCTCACGAAAGCGTTGAGCAAGTTTACTGGGTTGAGTTTGAGGATGGTTCAAGCAAGCTTGCGACAGTAAACTTAGCGCCAGGTGTCAGAGTATACGGTGAGCAGCTTGTGAAAATCGGTGGACGCGAATTCCGCGTGTGGAACCCGTACAGGAGCAAGCTTGCCGGCGCGATCCTGAAAGGAATTAAGCTCGTACCGATTAGGGCTGGCACTAAAGTGCTCTACCTCGGAACGGCTGCAGGTACAACCCCCAGCCACGTTTCTGACATCATTGGAGAGGAGGGAATTCTCTACGGGGTAGAATTCGCCCCCAGAGTCATGAGAGAGTTCATCGAACGGGTAGCCGCCTACAGGAGGAACGTAATCCCAATACTAGCTGACGCGCGATTCCCGCACAGGTACGCTTCAATAGTGACTGAGATGGTTGACGTGATATATGCCGATATAGCCCAACCCTTTCAGAGTAAAATCGTGGCAGACAACGCCGAGTATTTCCTGAAGCCCGGCGGCTATGTTATTCAGGCGATTAAGGCAATGAGCATAGACGTTACTAAAGAACCCTCTGAAACTTACAAGAGAGAAATCAACCATCTCGAAGAGAGGGGGTTCGAGATCGTCGATGTTGTTCACTTAGAGCCCTACGATATTGCGCACGCGTTCGTAGTAGCACGTTACCGCTAA
- a CDS encoding C/D box methylation guide ribonucleoprotein complex aNOP56 subunit (functions along with aFIB and aL7a; guides 2'-O-methylation of ribose to specific sites in RNAs) — protein MRGYLVCTPAVFALLDESGKVLTFERLPEDPDAAAEELLAIEEGGIPPTLEALLKRTGELGVSELVVEDPDQAQRLSEVLKATVRVEPNNAVTRRFRERLTEYLTEFRLDKATYSELVYKVSIALTRRKVKKAAEKRDLFIAQAISALDDINKTLNLFASRVREWYGLHFPELDELLEEHEDYVKLVSRIGSRERMRYEDLVKLGFKQDVAKKVIDSARASMGADLTDFDLNAIRLLSDVTLELFEIRRKLEKYIDEAMMEVAPNIRGLVGSLLGARLIALAGGLQKLATLPASTIQVLGAEKALFRALRTGGKPPKHGVIFQYPSIHRSPKWQRGKIARALAAKLAIAARIDAFTGEYKADELRDQLEKRIQEIKTLYAKPPKRVAPPKEARKEKKPGERRRK, from the coding sequence ATGCGAGGCTACCTCGTTTGCACCCCTGCTGTCTTTGCTTTACTGGATGAAAGTGGAAAAGTTCTAACCTTCGAGAGGCTCCCGGAAGATCCTGACGCTGCAGCAGAAGAGCTCCTCGCAATCGAAGAAGGTGGTATCCCACCGACGCTCGAGGCACTGCTAAAGAGGACTGGTGAACTGGGGGTGAGCGAGCTTGTTGTAGAAGACCCTGATCAAGCTCAAAGGCTGAGCGAGGTGTTGAAAGCCACCGTGAGAGTGGAACCAAACAATGCAGTTACCAGGAGATTTAGGGAACGTCTTACAGAGTACCTTACGGAGTTTCGTTTAGACAAGGCTACGTACAGCGAGCTGGTGTATAAGGTCTCTATCGCTTTAACACGAAGGAAGGTTAAGAAGGCCGCAGAGAAGAGGGACCTCTTCATAGCGCAGGCCATCTCGGCTCTCGACGACATCAATAAGACCCTAAACCTCTTTGCCTCACGAGTAAGAGAGTGGTACGGTCTACACTTCCCCGAGCTTGATGAGCTGCTGGAGGAGCATGAAGACTACGTGAAGCTCGTATCGAGGATTGGTAGCAGAGAGAGAATGAGATACGAGGATCTAGTAAAACTAGGTTTCAAGCAGGATGTCGCTAAAAAGGTGATTGACTCGGCCAGGGCCAGCATGGGAGCCGACCTAACCGATTTCGATCTTAACGCCATAAGGCTATTGTCCGATGTGACTCTCGAGCTGTTCGAAATAAGGAGGAAACTCGAGAAATACATTGATGAGGCCATGATGGAAGTCGCACCAAACATCCGCGGGTTGGTGGGCTCGTTGCTTGGGGCCCGCCTCATCGCGCTCGCGGGTGGACTACAGAAGTTAGCTACGTTACCCGCCAGCACGATCCAAGTTCTGGGTGCTGAAAAAGCCCTCTTCCGCGCTTTAAGGACCGGTGGTAAACCACCGAAGCACGGCGTGATTTTCCAATACCCGTCAATCCACAGATCCCCGAAGTGGCAGAGGGGTAAGATAGCGCGGGCGCTCGCCGCAAAGCTAGCTATAGCTGCGAGAATCGATGCTTTCACTGGTGAGTACAAAGCTGACGAGTTGAGGGATCAGTTGGAAAAAAGGATACAAGAGATAAAGACACTCTACGCTAAACCGCCTAAGCGAGTAGCACCGCCGAAGGAGGCGCGAAAAGAGAAAAAGCCTGGTGAACGGAGGAGAAAGTGA
- the pyrH gene encoding UMP kinase produces the protein MFRSAVVKLGGHVLFDGAELNLEYLRGLKEALNGALQLYDCIAVTVGGGEIARKYIGWGRSLGLNESTLDVIGLRLAAVNAALLWAYFHNVAPPQIPSSLHEAVAALPVWKVIFVGGLQPAQSTTTVAALLAEALNAEKLVIATDVDGVYDDDPKRNPHARRFDEVAVSDIERIFTGNLVAGGYRLLDPMTLSIIRRSKVNTFVISGKPPSNILRALRGERIGTRIIPY, from the coding sequence ATGTTCCGAAGCGCTGTGGTAAAACTGGGGGGTCACGTCCTCTTCGATGGAGCGGAGCTTAACCTAGAGTACCTTCGCGGCCTTAAGGAAGCTCTGAATGGGGCTCTTCAGCTCTACGATTGTATAGCCGTTACTGTTGGCGGCGGTGAAATCGCCCGCAAGTACATTGGCTGGGGTCGAAGCCTAGGGTTGAACGAGTCAACCCTCGATGTCATTGGACTCAGATTGGCAGCGGTCAATGCTGCGTTATTATGGGCCTACTTTCATAACGTCGCGCCCCCTCAAATACCCTCCTCCCTGCACGAAGCTGTGGCAGCGCTACCAGTTTGGAAGGTGATTTTTGTCGGTGGGCTCCAGCCAGCACAGTCAACAACGACAGTAGCTGCTCTCCTAGCTGAGGCTTTAAACGCGGAGAAGCTAGTTATTGCTACCGACGTGGACGGTGTATACGACGATGACCCTAAGAGGAACCCCCATGCGAGAAGGTTCGACGAGGTTGCTGTGAGCGACATCGAGAGGATTTTTACCGGGAATCTCGTGGCCGGCGGGTATCGTCTCCTAGACCCTATGACTCTCTCGATCATAAGGAGAAGCAAAGTTAACACTTTTGTTATATCAGGTAAACCTCCAAGCAATATCTTACGTGCATTAAGGGGAGAACGTATTGGCACCAGAATAATTCCATATTGA